The Faecalibacter sp. LW9 genome has a segment encoding these proteins:
- a CDS encoding AI-2E family transporter: MIQKYIQLPFYVKLACTLISILLLGWFAIIGQTILIPLILGFLISILLVPFCNLLERFLFLPRVVSSIVTTTLFCAMIVGVFYLLINQLLDISDEWPGFQAQVIELFETVQRWIHQNFGISSRMQMNFLNENLSKTFDFGTLFIERILGGLTRYSILILFTFLYVVFILIYRRHLIRFVFYIFHERKHKHVLSVIYTTQNMVKQYLIGLFLQMLIVFALSFIAFSIIGIKYSFVLALMTGIFNIIPYVGIILSLIISVILTLATATPSQVLLLLLAFIIVHAIDGNIVMPKIVGSKVKVNSLIIIIGLVIGELTWGIMGMFLSIPILAMCKIIFDHIPELKPWGFLLGEEKSEKLNPNVEKYFRKNRRLFFKKQQEIKDSED; the protein is encoded by the coding sequence ATGATACAGAAATACATACAACTCCCCTTTTATGTGAAGTTAGCTTGTACGCTAATTTCAATATTGCTATTGGGATGGTTTGCCATTATTGGGCAAACAATCCTTATTCCTTTAATTTTAGGATTTTTAATTTCCATATTATTGGTTCCATTTTGTAATTTATTGGAACGATTTTTATTTCTGCCTCGTGTAGTATCCAGTATTGTGACAACCACTTTATTTTGTGCAATGATTGTCGGTGTATTCTATTTATTGATTAACCAATTATTGGACATCTCTGATGAATGGCCTGGCTTCCAAGCACAAGTCATCGAATTATTTGAGACTGTTCAACGATGGATACATCAAAATTTTGGGATTAGTTCGCGTATGCAAATGAATTTCTTAAATGAAAATTTAAGTAAAACATTTGATTTTGGAACTCTTTTTATCGAACGTATACTTGGCGGTTTAACCCGCTATTCCATCCTGATATTATTTACTTTTCTGTATGTCGTATTTATCCTGATATATCGGAGACATTTAATCCGTTTTGTTTTTTATATTTTTCATGAACGAAAACATAAACATGTTTTGTCTGTGATTTATACGACACAAAATATGGTTAAACAATATTTGATTGGATTATTTTTACAAATGCTTATTGTCTTCGCATTAAGTTTTATTGCATTTTCTATTATCGGAATCAAATATAGTTTTGTATTAGCTTTAATGACTGGTATATTTAATATTATTCCTTATGTAGGGATCATCCTTTCTTTGATTATTTCGGTGATATTAACTTTGGCTACTGCCACACCAAGTCAAGTATTACTTTTGTTGCTTGCTTTTATCATCGTACATGCCATTGATGGTAATATCGTCATGCCTAAAATTGTAGGATCTAAAGTAAAAGTCAATTCTTTAATCATAATTATCGGATTAGTTATTGGCGAACTTACATGGGGTATTATGGGAATGTTTTTATCGATACCGATTTTAGCAATGTGTAAAATCATTTTTGATCATATACCAGAGTTAAAACCATGGGGATTTTTATTAGGTGAAGAAAAATCTGAAAAGTTAAATCCTAATGTCGAAAAATATTTTAGAAAAAATAGAAGACTCTTTTTTAAAAAACAACAAGAAATAAAGGATTCTGAAGATTAA
- a CDS encoding S46 family peptidase, protein MKKMMVRGSLLFALLASYIGFAQQGGGMWIPTELNEKEMKEMGLKISSKDIFSTGDKSINNAVAHFGGGCTSEVISPQGLLLTNHHCGYGQIQSHSSLENDYLTDGFWAKELKDELPNKDLTATFIIDIKNVTKDILKGVKDSMSEDERNTIIKANIEKLSKNTKTSAYEETFIKPFYKGNEYYQFTTQTFKDVRLVGAPPSAIGKYGNDTDNWVWPRHTGDFAMFRIYADQNNNPAEYSPSNVPYKPKHYLPVNIGGIKQDDFTFVYGFPGTTDEYLPASSIEHIKEVLNPARIKVRTIALSHIDAKMREDNATRIAYASKQARISNAHKKWIGENLGLNRSNAVEKRKQYEAEFNQRIQKNKKLNEKYGTIINDLNQVVKANEQYNLAYNVYAETFGSNSETFRMALALNNVLNAVGQPQYEETKRRVVNQLAGMHKDYNAELDAAISSDLADNYFQAIPANLLPETTATAIKDALKNSVVNGTKKVNNASFVGKIQEIAKDDKAFIAAIKEDALIKELRKVLEANNTKVAPNYLANNAQINKLMRTYMKGQMEVFSDKKIFPDANSTLRVTYGKVDGYNPRDAVRYEPITYIDGVIEKYIPGDYEFDLPKHMLHLYESKDYGNYKDETGKLPINFIATNHTTGGNSGSPALNAKGELIGLNFDRVWEGTMSDLNYDPEICRNIMVDARYILWVVEKYAGAQRLIDEMTIVK, encoded by the coding sequence ATGAAAAAAATGATGGTTAGAGGATCATTATTATTCGCTTTATTGGCAAGTTATATTGGATTTGCTCAACAAGGTGGAGGTATGTGGATTCCTACAGAGTTGAATGAAAAAGAAATGAAAGAGATGGGATTAAAAATTTCATCTAAGGATATCTTTAGTACAGGTGATAAAAGTATTAATAATGCCGTAGCCCACTTTGGTGGTGGATGCACATCGGAAGTTATTTCTCCACAAGGTTTATTATTAACGAATCATCACTGTGGTTATGGTCAAATCCAATCACACTCTTCATTAGAAAATGATTATTTAACAGATGGATTTTGGGCAAAAGAGTTAAAAGATGAATTGCCGAATAAAGATTTAACAGCAACATTTATTATTGATATAAAGAATGTTACGAAAGACATTTTAAAAGGTGTTAAAGATTCGATGTCAGAAGATGAGCGCAATACAATCATTAAGGCAAACATCGAAAAATTATCGAAAAACACTAAAACTTCAGCATACGAAGAGACATTTATTAAACCTTTTTATAAAGGAAACGAATACTATCAATTTACAACACAGACATTTAAAGATGTTCGTTTAGTTGGTGCACCACCTTCTGCTATTGGTAAATATGGAAATGATACCGATAACTGGGTTTGGCCACGTCATACTGGTGATTTTGCTATGTTCCGTATTTATGCTGATCAAAACAACAATCCAGCAGAATATTCGCCATCTAACGTACCTTATAAACCTAAACACTATTTACCCGTAAATATTGGTGGTATTAAACAAGATGATTTTACTTTCGTTTATGGCTTTCCTGGAACTACAGATGAGTATTTACCTGCCTCATCAATTGAACATATTAAAGAAGTACTTAACCCAGCACGTATAAAAGTACGTACGATTGCTTTATCGCATATCGATGCTAAAATGCGTGAAGATAATGCCACTCGTATTGCCTACGCTTCAAAACAAGCGCGTATTTCTAATGCACATAAGAAATGGATTGGTGAAAACTTAGGTTTAAACCGTTCAAATGCCGTTGAAAAACGTAAACAATATGAAGCAGAATTCAATCAAAGAATTCAAAAAAATAAAAAATTAAACGAAAAATACGGAACGATTATCAATGACTTGAACCAAGTGGTAAAAGCCAATGAGCAATATAATTTAGCGTATAATGTGTATGCTGAAACATTTGGATCAAATTCAGAAACATTCCGTATGGCATTGGCATTAAACAATGTTTTAAATGCTGTTGGACAACCTCAATACGAAGAAACTAAACGTCGTGTGGTGAATCAATTAGCAGGAATGCACAAAGATTATAATGCTGAATTAGATGCTGCTATTTCTTCGGACTTAGCTGATAACTATTTCCAAGCGATTCCAGCAAATTTATTACCAGAAACGACTGCTACTGCTATTAAAGATGCCTTGAAAAACTCTGTAGTAAATGGTACGAAAAAAGTTAACAATGCTTCATTTGTAGGTAAAATTCAAGAAATTGCAAAAGATGACAAAGCATTTATTGCAGCTATTAAAGAAGATGCATTAATTAAAGAATTGCGTAAAGTATTAGAAGCAAACAACACGAAAGTTGCTCCAAATTACTTAGCAAATAATGCACAAATCAATAAATTGATGCGTACTTATATGAAAGGGCAAATGGAAGTCTTTTCAGATAAGAAAATTTTCCCAGATGCAAATTCAACATTACGTGTAACTTATGGTAAGGTGGATGGATATAACCCACGCGATGCTGTGCGTTACGAACCAATTACTTATATTGATGGTGTAATTGAGAAGTATATCCCAGGAGATTATGAATTTGATTTACCAAAACATATGCTTCATTTATACGAATCTAAAGATTATGGAAATTATAAAGATGAAACAGGTAAATTACCAATCAACTTTATTGCAACAAATCATACTACTGGTGGAAACTCTGGTTCGCCAGCATTAAATGCAAAAGGAGAATTAATTGGATTAAACTTTGACCGTGTTTGGGAAGGAACAATGTCTGACTTAAACTACGATCCAGAAATTTGTCGTAACATTATGGTAGATGCTCGCTACATTTTATGGGTAGTTGAGAAATATGCTGGTGCACAACGTTTAATCGACGAAATGACCATTGTAAAATAA